One stretch of Rattus norvegicus strain BN/NHsdMcwi chromosome 12, GRCr8, whole genome shotgun sequence DNA includes these proteins:
- the Zfp664 gene encoding zinc finger protein 664, whose translation MIYKCPMCREFFSERADLFMHQKIHTAEKPHKCDKCDKGFFHISELHIHWRDHTGEKVYKCDDCGKDFSTTTKLNRHKKIHTVEKPYKCYECGKAFNWSSHLQIHMRVHTGEKPYVCSECGRGFSNSSNLCMHQRVHTGEKPFKCEECGKAFRHTSSLCMHQRVHTGEKPYKCYECGKAFSQSSSLCIHQRVHTGEKPYRCCGCGKAFSQSSSLCIHQRVHTGEKPFKCDECGKAFSQSTSLCIHQRVHTKERNHLKISVI comes from the coding sequence ATGATCTACAAGTGCCCCATGTGCAGGGAATTTTTCTCTGAGAGAGCAGATCTTTTTATGCATCAGAAAATTCATACAGCAGAGAAACCCCATAAATGTGACAAATGTGATAAGGGTTTCTTTCACATATCAGAGCTTCATATTCATTGGCGAGACCACACAGGAGAGAAGGTGTATAAATGTGATGATTGTGGTAAGGATTTTAGCACGACCACAAAACTTAATAGACATAAGAAAATCCACACTGTGGAAAAGCCCTATAAATGTTACGAGTGTGGCAAAGCCTTCAACTGGAGCTCCCATCTTCAAATCCACATGAGAGTCCACACTGGGGAGAAGCCCTACGTCTGCAGTGAGTGTGGGAGGGGCTTCAGTAATAGTTCTAACCTCTGTATGCACCAGAGAGTCCACACTGGGGAGAAGCCCTTCAAATGTGAAGAGTGTGGGAAGGCCTTCAGGCATACCTCCAGCCTCTGCATGCATCAAAGAgtccacactggagagaagccctataaATGTTACGAGTGTGGGAAGGCCTTTAGTCAGAGCTCCAGCCTTTGCATCCACCAGAGAGTGCACACAGGGGAGAAGCCCTATAGGTGTTGTGGGTGTGGAAAGGCCTTCAGTCAGAGTTCCAGCCTCTGCATCCACCAGAGAGTGCACACAGGGGAGAAACCTTTTAAGTGTGATGAATGTGGCAAGGCCTTCAGCCAGAGTACAAGCCTTTGCATCCACCAGAGAGTACACACCAAGGAGAGAAACCATCTCAAAATATCagttatataa
- the Rpl27l5 gene encoding large ribosomal subunit protein eL27-like yields the protein MGKYMKPGKVVLVLAGCKAVTVKNIDDGTSDRPHSLVLVAGIDCSPQKVTVTMGKKKIVKQFKIKSFVKVYNYNHLMPTRYSVDISLDKTVVNKDVFRDPALKRKARQEAKVKFEE from the coding sequence ATGGGAAAGTACATGAAACCTGGGAAAGTGGTGCTGGTCCTGGCTGGATGCAAAGCCGTCACCGTAAAGAACATTGATGATGGCACCTCAGACCGCCCTCACAGCCTTGTCCTTGTGGCTGGAATTGACTGCTCTCCCCAAAAAGTGACAGTCACCATGGGCAAGAAGAAAATCGTCAAGCAATTCAAGATCAAGTCCTTTGTGAAAGTTTATAACTACAATCACCTTATGCCCACAAGGTACTCTGTGGATATCTCCTTGGACAAAACTGTTGTCAACAAGGATGTGTTCAGAGACCCAGCATTGAAACGCAAGGCCAGGCAGGAGGCCAAGGTCAAGTTTGAGGAGTGA